One genomic segment of Bacteroides caccae includes these proteins:
- a CDS encoding helix-turn-helix transcriptional regulator, with protein sequence MDNNFIRMDKEQESRLKQFRIYMNMTQQQMADLLNVGQNTYSRIENGITAFKDVYKKIIEDKYHLTTGWLSGADVPMLKKYDAVAGIIGKSIPESNRDQLKEQILEELVTQRLEGKNESISMSREVFEQISRLTETVLSQQKTIESMQEQNRKFLVQQREDVRCAHVSGSDISTNDIKNQNINKE encoded by the coding sequence ATGGATAATAATTTTATTCGTATGGATAAAGAGCAAGAAAGCAGGCTGAAGCAGTTCAGGATTTACATGAATATGACGCAACAGCAAATGGCTGATTTACTGAATGTTGGTCAGAATACTTATTCAAGAATAGAAAATGGTATCACAGCTTTCAAAGATGTATACAAGAAAATAATAGAGGATAAGTATCACTTGACAACAGGATGGCTATCTGGTGCCGATGTACCTATGTTAAAAAAATACGATGCTGTGGCCGGTATTATAGGGAAAAGTATTCCTGAAAGTAACAGAGACCAATTAAAAGAGCAGATATTGGAAGAACTTGTAACACAAAGGCTAGAGGGTAAAAATGAATCTATTTCTATGAGTCGAGAGGTGTTTGAGCAAATATCAAGATTGACAGAAACGGTGTTGTCTCAACAAAAAACAATTGAATCTATGCAAGAGCAAAATAGAAAATTTCTTGTCCAGCAGAGGGAGGATGTAAGATGTGCTCATGTAAGTGGGTCGGATATTTCAACAAACGACATAAAGAACCAAAATATAAATAAGGAATGA
- a CDS encoding response regulator transcription factor, which translates to MKDLEFYIFEDELWCLFPDGSNKPVTDKDIGLIKSILDRIRECYSDAYNSLMECYKKSSQNIPYFQYLIVRRFCKCNFGELDNTSRDIDKKGGFNFERVKCPMRGECKYEGIICCPQFYSRISDAEMRVMQMVYQGANNEEIADKLYLSPHTVKNHIKSVYIKLGIHEKSEFIQYAHKNNLFKD; encoded by the coding sequence ATGAAAGATTTAGAGTTCTACATATTTGAAGATGAACTTTGGTGTTTGTTCCCTGACGGAAGCAATAAACCTGTAACAGATAAAGATATAGGATTAATAAAAAGTATATTAGATCGTATACGTGAATGTTACTCGGATGCTTATAATTCATTGATGGAATGTTATAAAAAGAGTTCTCAAAACATTCCATACTTCCAGTACCTTATAGTTAGACGTTTTTGCAAATGTAATTTTGGAGAATTGGATAACACAAGTCGTGATATTGATAAAAAGGGAGGATTCAACTTCGAACGCGTAAAATGTCCTATGCGTGGAGAATGTAAGTACGAAGGTATTATATGCTGTCCACAATTTTACAGCCGTATATCAGATGCAGAAATGAGAGTGATGCAAATGGTATACCAAGGAGCTAATAACGAAGAGATAGCAGACAAACTTTACCTTTCTCCTCATACTGTAAAGAATCATATCAAGTCTGTATATATCAAACTTGGTATTCATGAGAAATCAGAATTTATTCAATACGCGCACAAGAACAACCTTTTTAAAGATTAG
- the bet gene encoding phage recombination protein Bet, which yields MEENKLTKQENDALAIFGKGKTIYQVAGNDVALSFDIVRNYLTKGNGQVSDQDIVQFISICKFNQLNPFLNEAFLVKFGQQPAQMIVSKEAFFKRADASEKYEGFKAGIIIIRDNKIVEVEGCFYNEKTDILVGGWCEVYRSDRRFPIIAKVNLAEYDKKQSIWNEKKSTMISKIAKVQALREAFPAQLGAMYTQEEQEVKFAEYEDVTDKESKANKLAEIALKNAGVEEQPKTEQPVNQPQNNTNDKPAQKTLL from the coding sequence ATGGAGGAAAACAAATTAACAAAACAGGAAAATGATGCATTGGCAATATTTGGTAAAGGCAAAACTATTTATCAAGTTGCAGGTAACGACGTGGCATTATCTTTTGATATTGTACGTAACTATCTAACTAAAGGTAACGGACAGGTATCCGATCAAGATATTGTTCAGTTTATTAGTATTTGTAAATTTAACCAGCTTAATCCATTCCTGAACGAAGCATTTCTTGTTAAATTCGGACAACAGCCGGCACAGATGATTGTTAGCAAGGAAGCATTTTTTAAACGTGCTGACGCTAGTGAAAAATATGAAGGTTTCAAGGCGGGTATCATTATTATTAGAGACAACAAAATTGTAGAGGTGGAAGGCTGTTTTTATAATGAAAAGACTGATATACTTGTAGGTGGGTGGTGCGAAGTTTACCGGTCTGACCGCAGATTTCCGATTATAGCGAAAGTCAATCTTGCCGAATACGACAAAAAGCAATCTATATGGAATGAAAAAAAATCCACCATGATTTCCAAGATTGCTAAAGTCCAAGCATTACGTGAAGCTTTTCCAGCCCAACTTGGTGCAATGTACACGCAAGAAGAACAAGAAGTTAAGTTTGCTGAATATGAAGATGTCACAGACAAAGAATCTAAAGCCAACAAACTTGCGGAAATTGCTCTTAAGAATGCAGGAGTAGAAGAACAACCAAAAACGGAGCAACCAGTAAATCAGCCTCAAAATAACACGAATGACAAACCGGCTCAAAAAACATTATTATAA
- a CDS encoding lambda exonuclease family protein: MEAQHTIEWYRKRLGCITGSECGVLMKSGRNGCFSDAAKTYIYQIAGERFMDPDIINDDYTFEIYLQQVNVNSKAMQWGNEQEEYARNLYAKKTGLHIIEVGSCKHPTIPNFASSPDGFFYDEDSQIKLCLEIKCLDQGKFMRYKSDVHDNDSLLEMNPKYFYQCCAHMMCTGAQGTDFVVYNPFQIDPIHIVHILPDERVFAEMENRIRMADDIINQIADIE, encoded by the coding sequence ATGGAAGCACAACATACAATTGAATGGTACAGAAAAAGATTAGGATGTATCACAGGAAGTGAATGCGGAGTATTAATGAAGAGTGGTCGTAATGGCTGCTTTTCAGATGCCGCCAAAACTTATATTTATCAAATTGCAGGTGAAAGATTTATGGATCCCGATATTATAAATGATGATTATACATTCGAGATATACTTGCAACAAGTAAATGTAAACTCCAAAGCAATGCAGTGGGGTAATGAGCAAGAGGAATATGCTCGTAATCTTTATGCTAAAAAAACTGGCTTGCATATTATAGAAGTCGGTTCATGTAAACATCCTACTATTCCTAATTTCGCAAGTAGTCCTGATGGTTTCTTTTATGATGAAGATAGCCAAATCAAATTATGTTTGGAAATCAAATGTCTTGATCAAGGCAAATTTATGAGATACAAATCTGATGTTCATGACAATGACTCATTGTTAGAAATGAATCCTAAATACTTCTACCAATGTTGTGCTCACATGATGTGCACCGGAGCTCAAGGTACTGATTTTGTAGTTTATAATCCTTTTCAAATAGATCCTATTCATATTGTACACATACTACCTGATGAAAGGGTCTTTGCAGAAATGGAGAATCGTATTAGAATGGCGGACGACATTATTAACCAAATAGCTGATATAGAATAA